Part of the Jatrophihabitans sp. GAS493 genome, GCATCGTCAACTCGGCCGGGAAGGTCGTCAAGACGATCAACCCGACCGTCAAGAACAAGCTTCCGGTCAGCAAGTCGACGCTCACCTACTTCGCGGACGCCCTGCATTTTCAGGCGAATCACTCGGTCTCCGGAGCCTTGGCCTTCGACGATTCGCCCTATCAGACACAGATCGGCGGCAAGACCGGTACCGCCGAGGTGGAGGGGAAACTCGACACGTCCTGGCTGGCCTCCTGGGGGCCGATCAGCGTCGACTCGAAGGGCACCAACCACGCCAAGTACGTGGTGGTCGGCATGATCGAGCAGGCCGGGACCGGCGCCAGCGCGGCCGCGCCGATGGTGCGCCAGGTGTACGACGGCCTCTTCGGGGTCGACCAGCCGAAGGTACTGCCCGGCGGCAATGCGCCGACCAAACTCCCCAAGATCACGCCGAACGCCCTCGCCACCGCGGCCCAGGCCGCATCGGCCGACGCCGTCCTGCCGAAGTCCCCGCGGGTCGGGGGTAACTGATGGTGCTGCTGCGGGATCCGATGGCGCCGCTGACCCGCGACGTCGCGCCGGCCATGCGCCGCAGCATCCGGGTCCGCCCGGACTGGGTGCTCATCGGCACCGCGCTGACCCTCTCGCTGATAGGGGCGATCCTGGTCTGGTCGGCCACCCGAACTCGTCTCGAAGAGAGCGGGCAGAACCCGCAGAGCTACCTCTACCGGCATCTGTTCAACATCGTCGTCGCCGCCGTCCTGCTCTTCGTGACCTCGCGGCTGGACTCCCGGCTGCTGCGTCTGCTCGGTCCGGTGATCTACGTGCTGAGCCTGCTCGGTCTGATGGCTGTCTTCGTGGTCGGCTCCACCATCAACGGCGCCCATGCCTGGATCCGGCTCGGCGGCGGTTTCGAGATCCAGCCGGCCGAGTTCATGAAGCTGGGCCTCATCATCGGGATGGCGGTCACCTTCGCGCAGCGGGCATCCGGGCGGATCAGCGGCAGCGAGGAGTATCCGGCCAGCTCACCGCGCACGTCCGACATTCTGATCTGCCTCGCGTTGGCCGCGGTGCCGCTCGGGTTGATCATGCTGCAGCCCGACCTCGGTTCGGCGATGGTGCTTTCGGCGGCTGCCTTCGGGCTGCTCATCGCGGCCGGCGTCCGGGCTCGCTGGACGATCGGTCTCATCCTGGTCGGCGTGCTCGGGGCGATCCTGGCCGTCAAGGGCGGTGTACTGGCCGAGTATCAGCTGGCCCGCTTCGGCAGCTTCACCCACCCGAACCTCGACCCGCAGGGCGCCTCCTACAACGTCACCCAGGCCCACATCGCGATCGCCCACGGCGGGCTCTGGGGGGCTGGGCTCTTCCACGGGCCGCAGACGCGCGGCGCCTTCGTCCCCGAGCAGCAGACCGACTTCGTCTACAGCGTGGCCGGTGAGGAGTTCGGGCTGGTCGGGGCCGCCGTCATCATCGGACTATTCGGGTTGCTCTGCTGGCGGGCGCTGCGCATCGCGGCGCGGGCGGACATGATCGGACGCCTGGTGGCGGCCGGCGTGGTCTGCTGGATCGCCTTCCAGGCCTTCCAGAACATCGGGATGAACCTCGGACTGACCCCGGTGACCGGTCTGCCGCTGCCGTTCGTCTCCTACGGCGGATCGTCGATGTTCGCCCAGGGGATCGCCCTCGGGCTGCTCATCGGCATCGACCGGCAGGCCCGTCGAAACTGAAAGACGAAACCGAATGGGGATCGGAAGCCCGCCAGCCCGGTAGCCTTGATACCCGTGAGCGTTGAAT contains:
- a CDS encoding FtsW/RodA/SpoVE family cell cycle protein, with the protein product MVLLRDPMAPLTRDVAPAMRRSIRVRPDWVLIGTALTLSLIGAILVWSATRTRLEESGQNPQSYLYRHLFNIVVAAVLLFVTSRLDSRLLRLLGPVIYVLSLLGLMAVFVVGSTINGAHAWIRLGGGFEIQPAEFMKLGLIIGMAVTFAQRASGRISGSEEYPASSPRTSDILICLALAAVPLGLIMLQPDLGSAMVLSAAAFGLLIAAGVRARWTIGLILVGVLGAILAVKGGVLAEYQLARFGSFTHPNLDPQGASYNVTQAHIAIAHGGLWGAGLFHGPQTRGAFVPEQQTDFVYSVAGEEFGLVGAAVIIGLFGLLCWRALRIAARADMIGRLVAAGVVCWIAFQAFQNIGMNLGLTPVTGLPLPFVSYGGSSMFAQGIALGLLIGIDRQARRN